The following is a genomic window from Solanum lycopersicum chromosome 6, SLM_r2.1.
TTTCCCTCTCGCCTCAAATTATCGAAATTACCTGGGAGGTAGGGCTTGAACTTTCCGCTTTTTGGCAGCGAGAGCTTCATATTGGTGTTCGAGGTGCTCAAACTGTTGGTATGGCTGGCGTCCAAAGGCGTCCTCTTCGGTGAATGCCAGAGGATCCATTTCAGCTCCGAATTGAAATTTATACTCTCCGCTtccatcatcttcttcttcgtcTACGTCTTCGTCTTCATCATCAGCCTCTTTACTGTTGTTATCTCCGTCGTTGTCCCCTTCCCCTCCCTCTTCTCCGTCTCGCAATTCCAGTTCCAATTCCATTGGGTGTTCGAAGGCATCAAACTCTGTTAAAGTTTTTTCTTCCTCCATGATTGCTGAGTTCAAAACTTTGATGAgtgaatacaaaaaaaaactccCCCGTTTTTAAGCACTTGGTTTTTTAATGGGCCGTTAACGGACAACTAATAAGGGCCCAAAGATGAATTTCCAAGGGTTTTGACAAATAACCACTTTAACTTTGTTTATGGATTAGccataattttaaaactaatcGAAATTTGAAAGTTACCTACAAAGTCAAACATGTGATATGTatttaggggtcgtttggtacaaaCATTGATAGTACAGGGATTAGtaatgtatgaattattttttgtcaagtgtttggttcactacttttcacttaattttgtgtttaatttataattctacaaaaaattctttcatattatACCATTGTGTTATTATGAGTgtttatttcatgtaattgGGTCAAGGTAGATAACCACCGGACCggataatttttttagagaattatttatttcatttaattagttaaatcaaatacatatatatatatataattgttattaattttaaggTATGATGTACCGCTAAGAAGATCAGTGATGGCACAatgtatttctaattttttgtggGTTAAGTATATATCTTAAACTTAACATAGATTTAAGACTACTTAAATTGTTAATACCTAaagcttattttatttttatttttaaagcaaTAGTTCAAGTGGGTAATTGACAAATTATCttgaatataaaaagaaataagaaaaaatggagaaaaaaatattagtaaaatcattaaattttacCAAACGAATTTGGAGaattaaaaaagaacatttatacccactctaatataaataaaaaaagaaattaaattacaaaagaaattaaaaaaaaaaagaataaagggttagtttagtcatttaggAATTTTATCCAAGGTTTAACCTCCATTTTCAAGGGATAAGAAAATATCACTGATGGATAAGCAATCCATggattaaattaaatgaagtaatcaaacaatatattagttgaattaaattttaatccatGTATTATTCTACCTAGTACCGCCTACCAAACCGGTCCTTACAGTTATACAATTATAGTTTACAAGAATTAAAATTTGTACATACAGTTAGAatttataactaaaaaaaaaattccgcTCGCCTCTCACCTCTCTATAACTTTTCTCGCTTGCATACTCCTCTCTTTATACAATTCTAATACAAATTGTAACAgtcaatgataaaaaaaaatacaaacacacATTATAGCacataaatacaataatacaCGAGGCAACACATGAATACAAGTACAATCTGtaacaaaatacaatatttgTACAATtgtattaattgatgatataatcAATCGTCTAAGTGATATAATCGTCAGAAATACAAATTAGTTGTGTATCTTTCCTTTCTCTCCGCCTCCTAGTAGTTAGTTTTTGATATAAAACAATTGAATTCGTGATACAATTATCGACAAGAagtgttaggttattagcattttaatattaatatttaacatattaaattgttttattttggagttataagaatgaacaatggaatggatgacttctacatcatccattagcattggttatctATCAATGTATGTCATTCccaattcctccattactctttgtaacctatgtaactcccgttgtaacttatgtaacctatgtaactctcattgtaacctatgtaacctatgtaactctcATTGTAACTCttaaggccattatcttcactatttactacctccattatcttcctattcattgctaggaagacttcttgtagtataaatagtggtagttttcatttggttttagagacacacaaaacacaagagaaaacaaagagtgaaagagttagtctaaaagaaagttcttattagttgaagtgaggtgtttttttttgtggagctttggactcaactcttgtcagagttgttgagttatactttgtgaaggctgttgtatcctggaggggacaagtcaaagaggactactgctggaccggtgaaaacatttgctgcagcgggcttgaatctccttaaagagagcgagatatccgctcctcagcctgaagagattactttcttcattttattttcaattgtaatcttacaattttattatcttgtaagtttttcactAATAAGAAGTATAGATAAATTGTATTTCTCTCCTCTCCCTCTCATATCTCGCTCCCTTTTGAATATGATTTGTCTCTTTCCTACTTTTTACATGCAACTATGAATTGTATTTAAGTAAATTATAACTTTAAATCTATGATTAGCTCAAATTATAGTCAATTTAAGTTAggtaaaacttatttttaaaaaaaattctattgaaACTAAAAATCGAGTTAgaagatttttcttttcaatgcCTATGCTTTCAACATCTTAAGATGACTTAAAATTGGTGTGATTCTTTGATGAATTCTAATGTCCGTAGCTATCTTTTGAACAATATAATGTCAAGACATGACCACGgtaaaaaaacaacttttaacGCTAATAAATATGCACATTTACAAAAGATATTAAAGTTTTTTTCGACATTTGTTAAATGTCACTAAATTAATGTCACTGTAGACTTTATAAACATttacaaagagtgttaattgtCGATAAAAATTTTTAACATATCAATTAAACTATTATCGTAAATTAATTACCACTAtaaatcatttttgttaccaGGAGAGACGATATTTAGGTTGATTTTCTCAAATCACAATATTGATCATGTTTAAGAAAATTTACATTCCAATCTATAAATCACTAACATAAAATAAGGAGGACATACAATCATACATTTCCCCCCGATTGAATTAATACATTCAATACAATATATAGTACAGCAACAAACTaagtatatataattatttaagtgatatatatatgtcttttcaatgtcaataaatatatatatatatatatatatatatatatatatatatatatatatatatattattacaaagaattaatactaatagttgtgtcatgtgtgtgtgtattatTTTCCGTAACTCCAAAAGTCCATTTCTCCACGCATAGGAAGTTGATGATTGATTTGATTAGATTCAAATCCCATCCCTAATGCAACTTTAGATGAATCAATATTAATTCCCCATTGATGATCATTACTGCTTGCTACTTCTAAGCCAGACTCACAAGGCGCTGATTGATCAGCACCTGATGATGAGAATTCATGAggatgatgatgttgatgataTCCCAGTGATGATGACTTGATCAAGTTTTGTGCTACTtcaatgttgttgttgttgtgtgaATAGTATTCGTGTGGCGCGAGAGTAGTAGCAACTGGGATTTGGGAATAgtttaagtcatgatgttggtCATGGTGTTGTGGTAATTGGTGTAGTAGATATGGGCTATGATCATGATTATTGTCTTTGTGTGTGAAGTTGTTGGTTGGTTGTTGGTGGTGATGGCTTGATGAAGCTGCCTCATTTCCAGTTATTTTGAATAGGTTTTTCTTCTTGAATACCCTACAAATCACCCAGCCATCCTCCTACACACATTTGAAAAGTACATATATAgtcaaagatatatatatatacgcgattactatgagaaaatataaaattaattatgaaatttatatatacaagatCAGATAGCCATGAAgagatatgaaatatatatatacaagaccAGATAGCCATGAAgagatatgaaatatatatatacaagaccAGATAGCCATGAAGAGAcacatgtgtatatatataactttctTGGAATGATATTTTCGCTGagacataataaaattaagcaATTTAAAATATGATCATTATTATGCATAACAAATTCCTAGAAGCATGCATGCAAGCTGGGAATTCCTCACAGTCAAAGATTTTGTGGTAAGTAAGTCAATCATCCagaaaatattcattaattaattaatcattattataatttactttGACTTCTACACATGCTTGCATGTATGCAATTTGACATGCAAAGACTTCAACCAACAGGTTTTTCTTTAGGCTTAGGTTCCTCGTTTGGTGTaagagataaaaataaatagtcatgaaataataaaatggtgatgagataatttttttgtattttatttaattgttatgtttgaaataaatatcctactatttatatcataataaagagATAAGTATCTCATATATCTGATGGAATAAGTTAATATATAACGAGCGTTATAAAATTATTAGGATATTTTATTTACAAGTAGAACTGAATCATgttttagttaaattttataattttaattaaattaaacactttggttcaaaattttaaaagaaaaacttccATTAGTGTTTTAATTCAATAgccaaattaatcaaataaaatatagtatCTCCTTAAATTAAATGCATCAGtctcaagtaaaaaaatatctGAATATTACAACTTGTTTGAAGAGAATGACTTGTATGAttaaagaaattgagttataTTGTTAACTCAACTACccaaaagacataaaattaaaaaacacacaaaagaaaactacaaaaatctaattaaaataatttattaagaattAAGGTGTACATGTCTTTATTAAGAATTAAGGATCGGATGAACTTACATTTTGATTTTGGTCAGCATCTTCCAGTCTATACTCATGCATAATCCAATCGGTTTTTTGTCCATGTGGAGCTCTTCCTCTATAAAACACAAGTGTTTTCCTCATACCAATTTTCTTGAAGCTGTTCCTTATGCACTTGTCTCTCCCTGTTGCCTTCCAAAACCCAGCATTTGTTGCCCTATTTGTCCTTGAACCTGTTGGATACTTCCTATCCTTATGGCTGAAAAAGTACCACTCATTCTGCGGCGTCGATCCAATATTACATCTATCTGAATTATCATCAAATATTAACATGGAAATCATCTAGTTACTAATTAAATTCATGTCCgatatcaaaaatataattgattaaaGAATAAATGGTATGCACATACCCTCTGTCACATATACTTTTGAGATATTGATGCTCGTGTCGTTCAAAAACTATAGCATATATGCCCTTCACTCTAATGAACACTAAACAGGGACACGTGATACAATCTTATCCATTGATtggatatttaataaatttaggaTTGGTGGAATAAGATTATAACACGTGTATGTCAGTtagtataaagggtatatacatatatatatatatatataggcgCTCTAGTTTATTTGATAGCAGGGGCACCAATATTCTCAAAGCATGACGAAAGGTATATGCATGCCATTTATGATAGTTTAGGagtatatttatcctttttctcttacttaaataaataaaaacataatttatttataagtaCTTAAACCTTTTAAATAAGAGagattatataatttataattttaatctcGTTTTAGTTAGTTATCCAAGAATATAAACTAtctaatag
Proteins encoded in this region:
- the LOC101261423 gene encoding protein BEARSKIN2, with translation MASSSNGGVPPGFRFHPTEEELLHYYLKKKLSFHKFDMEVIREIDLNKIEPWELQDRCNIGSTPQNEWYFFSHKDRKYPTGSRTNRATNAGFWKATGRDKCIRNSFKKIGMRKTLVFYRGRAPHGQKTDWIMHEYRLEDADQNQNEDGWVICRVFKKKNLFKITGNEAASSSHHHQQPTNNFTHKDNNHDHSPYLLHQLPQHHDQHHDLNYSQIPVATTLAPHEYYSHNNNNIEVAQNLIKSSSLGYHQHHHPHEFSSSGADQSAPCESGLEVASSNDHQWGINIDSSKVALGMGFESNQINHQLPMRGEMDFWSYGK